In a genomic window of Gemmatimonadaceae bacterium:
- a CDS encoding orotidine 5'-phosphate decarboxylase / HUMPS family protein, whose product AEAWGRGASLDVEAEVLRLAEGAAEAGIDGVVCGGSEAGAVSRRFGDRLSILVPGVRAAGEGSQDQARVVTPREAATAGARYVVVGRMVTGAPDRRQAMRAVALELGSGVA is encoded by the coding sequence GGCCGAAGCCTGGGGGCGGGGCGCGAGCCTCGACGTCGAGGCCGAAGTCCTGCGCCTCGCCGAGGGCGCGGCGGAGGCCGGCATCGACGGAGTGGTGTGTGGCGGCAGCGAGGCCGGCGCGGTTTCCCGGCGCTTCGGCGACCGTTTGTCGATCCTCGTACCTGGGGTCCGAGCCGCCGGGGAAGGTTCGCAGGACCAGGCGCGTGTCGTCACGCCGAGAGAGGCCGCGACCGCTGGAGCGCGGTATGTCGTGGTCGGGAGGATGGTGACTGGAGCCCCCGACCGTCGGCAAGCAATGCGGGCCGTCGCCCTCGAGCTGGGCTCAGGCGTCGCCTGA
- the rpmJ gene encoding 50S ribosomal protein L36 — translation MKVRTSVKPICEHCKVVKRNGVTRIICKRNPKHKQRQG, via the coding sequence GTGAAAGTTCGCACCAGCGTGAAGCCGATCTGCGAGCACTGCAAAGTCGTCAAGCGAAACGGCGTGACTCGCATCATCTGCAAGCGCAACCCCAAGCATAAGCAGCGTCAGGGCTAA
- the rpsM gene encoding 30S ribosomal protein S13 produces the protein MARIAGVDLPRDKKVEIGLTYIYGIGRKNAAEIIKKSGVDAALRVRDLTDADVNKIRGAIEREYKVEGALRTEVAMNIKRLMDIGSYRGIRHRKGLPVRGQRTHTNARTKKGPRRAIAGKKKVTK, from the coding sequence ATGGCTCGTATTGCTGGCGTCGATCTCCCTCGCGACAAAAAGGTCGAGATCGGTCTCACGTACATCTACGGCATCGGCCGCAAGAACGCCGCCGAGATCATCAAGAAGAGCGGCGTCGATGCGGCACTGCGCGTGCGCGATCTCACCGACGCGGACGTGAACAAGATCCGCGGCGCGATCGAACGCGAGTACAAGGTCGAAGGTGCGCTCCGCACCGAAGTCGCGATGAACATCAAGCGGTTGATGGACATTGGTTCGTACCGCGGCATCCGGCACCGCAAGGGTCTGCCGGTCCGCGGTCAGCGCACGCACACGAACGCGCGCACGAAGAAGGGTCCGCGCCGCGCGATCGCCGGCAAAAAGAAAGTCACCAAGTAA
- the rpsK gene encoding 30S ribosomal protein S11 produces MATGKKAKRVVEAEGIAHVSATFNNTTITITDSHGNAVSWGSSGKAGFKGSKKSTPFAATVAAEQCAREALTAGVKRVHVRVQGPGSGRESAIQALATAGLQVKSIKDVTPIPHNGCRPPKRRRV; encoded by the coding sequence ATGGCGACAGGGAAGAAGGCAAAGCGGGTGGTGGAGGCTGAAGGCATCGCGCACGTGAGCGCGACCTTCAACAACACCACCATCACGATCACGGATTCGCACGGGAACGCGGTGTCGTGGGGCTCGTCGGGCAAGGCGGGCTTCAAGGGCTCCAAGAAGAGCACACCGTTCGCGGCGACGGTCGCGGCCGAGCAGTGCGCGCGCGAGGCGTTGACCGCCGGCGTGAAGCGTGTGCACGTCCGCGTGCAGGGTCCGGGCTCCGGACGCGAATCGGCGATCCAGGCGCTCGCGACCGCGGGCCTCCAGGTGAAGTCGATCAAGGACGTGACGCCGATCCCGCACAACGGCTGCCGTCCCCCGAAGCGACGGAGAGTCTGA
- the rpsD gene encoding 30S ribosomal protein S4 — MGRYTGSSCKQCRREGTKLFLKGSKCYTEKCPVERRPYAPGQHGQSTARRRKSSEYSKQLREKQKIKRIYGLSEQQFRNTFEKVTTLPGITGHNLLAALESRLDNMIYRMGFAASRKGARQLIRHRHVEVNGRTVDIPSFAVAPGQEVRIRQKSREIVPVLQSMEQSSRAPSLSWLAVDRDTFSGRMLERPQRPSIPIAAQEQLVVELYSK; from the coding sequence ATGGGTCGCTACACGGGGTCCAGCTGCAAGCAGTGCCGCCGGGAAGGCACGAAGCTCTTCCTGAAGGGCAGCAAGTGCTACACGGAGAAGTGCCCGGTCGAGCGTCGTCCGTACGCGCCTGGCCAGCACGGCCAGAGCACGGCGCGCCGCCGCAAATCGTCGGAGTACTCGAAGCAGCTCCGCGAAAAGCAAAAGATCAAGCGAATCTACGGGCTCAGCGAGCAGCAGTTCCGCAACACGTTCGAGAAGGTCACGACGCTGCCCGGGATCACGGGCCACAACCTTCTCGCGGCACTCGAGAGCCGTCTGGATAACATGATCTACCGCATGGGTTTCGCCGCGAGCCGTAAAGGAGCGCGTCAACTCATTCGGCACCGCCATGTCGAAGTCAACGGCAGGACGGTGGACATTCCCAGCTTTGCCGTGGCGCCCGGACAAGAGGTGCGCATTCGGCAGAAGTCGCGCGAGATCGTGCCTGTCCTTCAGTCGATGGAGCAGTCGTCGCGCGCACCGTCGCTGTCGTGGCTCGCCGTCGATCGCGACACGTTCAGTGGCCGGATGTTGGAGCGCCCACAGCGCCCGAGCATCCCCATCGCGGCGCAGGAGCAACTGGTCGTCGAGCTCTACTCGAAGTAG
- a CDS encoding DNA-directed RNA polymerase subunit alpha yields MPNTIDLRGLVRPQLVESTKRDDNPNVAEFRLQPLERGFGHTLGNSMRRMLLSSLRGSAVWAFRIDGVVHEHQTIPGVVEDVHQIIANLKSLTLILADDVEEVVLHITRTEAGPVTAGDISASGGARIIEPGHHLFTLQDDRDLNVDLYVNKGRGYIEADQHPVDRGLPVDLVRIDSIYNPVRRANFTVAETRVGQRTDYDRLVLTVETNGTISPEEAVSYAAALAQTHFQYFADFGTHALAPIGFDGDSASGDGARLGSLLRTAIDDLELSVRSVNSLKNSNIRTLGDLVRQTESQILQVKNFGKKSLQEIADLLERESLNFGMRFEEGGDGSVRVLDQGTPPSRAAAAAPDDMEE; encoded by the coding sequence ATGCCTAACACGATTGATCTCCGCGGGCTCGTTCGCCCGCAGCTCGTTGAGTCCACCAAGCGCGACGACAACCCGAACGTCGCTGAATTCCGTCTCCAGCCGCTGGAGCGCGGGTTCGGCCACACGCTCGGCAACTCGATGCGTCGCATGCTTCTCTCATCGCTCCGCGGCTCTGCCGTCTGGGCGTTCCGCATCGACGGCGTCGTGCATGAGCACCAGACCATCCCGGGTGTCGTCGAGGACGTCCACCAGATCATCGCCAACCTCAAGTCGTTGACGCTGATCCTGGCCGACGACGTCGAAGAAGTCGTCCTCCACATCACGCGGACCGAGGCCGGCCCGGTCACCGCGGGCGACATCAGTGCCTCGGGCGGCGCGCGCATCATCGAACCCGGGCACCACCTGTTCACGCTCCAGGACGACCGCGACCTCAACGTCGACCTGTACGTCAACAAAGGACGCGGCTACATCGAGGCCGACCAGCACCCGGTCGACCGCGGCCTTCCCGTCGATCTCGTTCGCATCGACTCGATCTACAATCCGGTCCGCCGCGCCAACTTCACCGTCGCCGAAACGCGCGTCGGGCAGCGCACGGACTACGATCGCCTCGTCCTCACCGTCGAGACCAACGGCACGATCTCGCCGGAAGAGGCGGTCAGCTACGCCGCCGCGCTGGCGCAAACGCACTTCCAGTACTTCGCGGACTTCGGCACGCACGCGCTCGCCCCGATCGGCTTCGACGGCGATTCGGCGTCGGGCGACGGTGCGCGGCTCGGCAGCCTGCTCCGTACCGCGATCGACGACCTCGAGCTGTCGGTCCGCTCGGTGAACTCGCTCAAGAATTCGAACATCCGGACGCTCGGCGACCTGGTTCGCCAGACCGAGAGCCAGATCCTGCAGGTCAAGAATTTTGGAAAGAAGTCGCTCCAGGAGATCGCCGATCTGCTCGAGCGCGAGAGCCTGAATTTCGGGATGCGGTTCGAGGAAGGCGGTGACGGCAGCGTTCGCGTGCTCGATCAGGGCACGCCGCCGAGCCGGGCCGCCGCCGCCGCGCCTGACGACATGGAGGAGTAA
- the rplQ gene encoding 50S ribosomal protein L17 yields the protein MRHRKAGRQLRRTSEQKLALLRNLASSLIEHGAIETTEAKAKELRPFVEKLITKARSGTLHDRRLAVRHIHKRETADKLFQEVGPAFAKRKGGYTRILKTGHRKGDGAEMARIELVPAAKES from the coding sequence ATGCGGCATCGCAAAGCGGGGCGGCAGCTTCGCCGAACCAGCGAACAGAAGCTCGCGCTTCTGCGAAACCTCGCGTCGTCGCTCATCGAGCACGGCGCCATCGAGACGACCGAGGCGAAGGCCAAAGAGCTCCGCCCGTTCGTCGAGAAGCTCATCACCAAGGCGCGGTCGGGCACCCTGCACGACCGTCGCCTCGCGGTCCGCCACATTCACAAGCGCGAAACCGCCGACAAGCTGTTCCAGGAAGTCGGTCCGGCGTTCGCCAAGCGAAAGGGCGGCTACACCCGAATTCTCAAGACCGGTCACCGGAAGGGCGACGGCGCTGAGATGGCGCGCATCGAGCTCGTCCCCGCCGCGAAGGAGAGCTAA
- the rpmB gene encoding 50S ribosomal protein L28: MAIQRHKCYTCGKGVAFGNNVSHANNKTRRTWKPNLQVVRTMVDGKIQKVKVCTRCIAAGKIKRAPRGQAVA; the protein is encoded by the coding sequence ATGGCCATTCAACGCCACAAGTGCTACACCTGCGGCAAGGGCGTCGCGTTCGGGAACAACGTATCCCACGCGAACAACAAGACGCGCCGCACGTGGAAGCCGAACCTGCAGGTCGTCCGTACGATGGTGGACGGGAAGATTCAGAAGGTGAAGGTCTGCACACGTTGCATCGCCGCCGGCAAGATCAAGCGGGCGCCACGCGGGCAGGCGGTCGCCTAA
- the gmd gene encoding GDP-mannose 4,6-dehydratase: MPTALITGVTGQDGSYLAEFLLAKGYRVVGVVRRSSTTPYERIGHLVDKLELVSADLLDQTSLTDVVAEHHPDEIYNLAAQSFVQTSWSQPVLTGEFTALGVTRMLEAMKKAAPTARFYQASSSEMFGKVVESPQRETTPFYPRSPYGVAKVYGHWITVNYRESFGLYAVSGILFNHESPRRGLEFVTRKVTDGAARIKLGLTKELRLGNLDSRRDWGFAGDYVDAMWRMLQQDDPDDYVIGTGHTCSVRDLCDAAFGAVGLDYRKYVVQDPRFIRPAEVDLLVADASKAARQLDWSPKVTFNELVRMMVEADLKRYEVRR, translated from the coding sequence ATGCCTACCGCACTGATTACCGGGGTCACCGGGCAGGACGGCTCGTACCTCGCCGAGTTTCTGCTCGCGAAGGGGTATCGTGTGGTCGGCGTCGTTCGCCGGAGCTCGACGACGCCGTACGAGCGGATCGGACACCTGGTAGACAAGCTCGAGCTAGTGTCGGCTGACCTCCTCGATCAGACGTCGCTCACCGACGTCGTCGCCGAGCACCATCCGGACGAGATCTACAACCTCGCGGCGCAGTCTTTCGTGCAGACGTCGTGGTCGCAGCCTGTGCTGACGGGCGAGTTCACCGCGCTCGGTGTGACGCGAATGCTCGAGGCGATGAAGAAAGCCGCGCCGACCGCGCGCTTCTACCAGGCCAGTTCCAGCGAGATGTTCGGGAAGGTCGTCGAGTCGCCCCAGCGCGAGACGACGCCGTTCTATCCGCGCAGCCCGTACGGCGTCGCCAAGGTGTACGGGCATTGGATCACCGTGAACTACCGCGAGAGCTTCGGTCTCTACGCCGTGTCCGGAATTCTCTTCAACCACGAGAGCCCGCGGCGCGGCCTGGAGTTCGTGACGCGCAAAGTCACCGACGGAGCCGCGCGCATCAAGCTCGGACTCACGAAAGAGCTGCGCCTCGGCAATCTCGATTCGCGGCGCGACTGGGGGTTCGCCGGCGACTACGTGGACGCCATGTGGCGCATGCTGCAGCAGGACGATCCCGACGACTACGTGATCGGCACCGGCCACACGTGCTCCGTGCGCGACCTTTGCGACGCCGCGTTCGGCGCCGTTGGGCTGGACTACAGGAAGTACGTCGTTCAGGATCCGCGATTCATTCGCCCAGCTGAAGTGGACCTGCTGGTCGCCGATGCGTCGAAGGCGGCGCGACAGTTGGATTGGTCGCCCAAGGTGACGTTCAACGAGCTCGTGCGGATGATGGTGGAGGCGGATCTCAAGCGATACGAGGTGCGCCGTTAG
- a CDS encoding GDP-mannose 4,6-dehydratase yields the protein MRALLTGGAGFVGQWLARSLMQRGDDVDLAGMGASFEGPAILTAEERRAARWFAADVRDGAALDAAIEASRPDVVFHLAGVSFPPDADRSPTATLDVNVLGAVRLLSSVVRRRAAGALDPLILIVGSGVQYGRHDDSEMPLDESAEQRPVSTYGASKAAQETIALQIFRETGVRVVCVRSFNHSGIGHGGQYLLPSLVARARGVGAGAAPAVALGNDVVRDYVHVDDVVTAYLLLAERGRPGESYNVASGRGVSARQLATDVLHRAGVRADISTDAALVRPTDIPTLIGSPAKLSRETGWAPRKTHLDIIDDLLRSSGPGPVTAHAAQN from the coding sequence ATGCGCGCATTGCTGACCGGCGGAGCCGGCTTCGTCGGTCAATGGCTCGCGCGGTCACTCATGCAGCGTGGTGACGACGTCGATCTGGCGGGGATGGGCGCCTCGTTCGAGGGACCGGCGATTCTCACGGCGGAAGAGCGGCGTGCGGCGCGTTGGTTCGCCGCCGACGTTCGAGACGGCGCGGCGCTGGACGCCGCGATCGAGGCAAGCAGGCCCGACGTCGTGTTTCACCTTGCCGGCGTGAGCTTTCCCCCCGACGCCGACCGATCGCCGACGGCCACGCTCGACGTCAACGTGCTCGGCGCGGTGCGCCTGCTCTCGTCCGTCGTTCGCCGTCGCGCAGCCGGCGCTCTGGATCCCCTGATCCTGATCGTCGGCAGCGGTGTTCAGTACGGCCGTCACGACGACTCCGAGATGCCGCTCGACGAGTCGGCCGAACAGCGGCCGGTCAGCACGTACGGCGCATCGAAGGCAGCTCAAGAGACGATCGCTCTCCAGATTTTCCGCGAGACCGGCGTGCGCGTCGTCTGCGTCCGGAGCTTCAATCACTCCGGCATCGGACACGGCGGCCAGTACTTGCTCCCGTCGCTCGTCGCCCGCGCCCGCGGCGTCGGCGCGGGCGCTGCGCCGGCCGTCGCGTTGGGCAACGACGTCGTGCGCGATTACGTGCACGTCGACGACGTCGTGACCGCGTACCTGTTGCTCGCCGAGCGTGGGCGACCGGGCGAGTCGTACAACGTGGCGAGCGGGCGCGGCGTGAGCGCGCGGCAACTCGCGACCGACGTCTTGCACCGAGCGGGCGTGCGCGCCGACATTTCGACGGACGCGGCGCTCGTGCGCCCAACCGACATCCCGACGCTCATCGGATCGCCCGCGAAGCTGTCGCGCGAGACCGGCTGGGCGCCCCGCAAGACGCACCTCGACATCATCGACGACTTGCTTCGCTCCTCCGGCCCAGGCCCGGTTACCGCACATGCCGCGCAGAACTGA
- the carB gene encoding carbamoyl-phosphate synthase large subunit has translation MPRRTDLHRILVIGSGPIIIGQAAEFDYSGTQATKALKEEGYEVILINSNPATIMTDPEFADRTYIEPVTPEFVELIIERERPDAILPTMGGQTALNVSMALAQSGVLEKYNVELIGATAEAIAIAEDRKLFSEAMHRIGLAVAAGGIAESYDEAEKIVEKTGFPAIIRPSFTLGGTGGGIAYNWDEFEQIVRNGLDLSPTHQVLVERSVIGWKEFELEVMRDHEDNVVIVCSIENLDPMGVHTGDSITVAPAMTLTDREYQVMRDAAVAIIREVGVDAGGCNIQFAVNPRDGEMLVIEMNPRVSRSSALASKATGFPIARIGAKLAVGYRLDEIPNDITKTTPASFEPVLDYVVVKIPRFAFEKFPSASPYLTTQMKSVGEAMAIGRTFKEAFQKGLRALETGRPGWATAARPQDDRLPDDTVEALRGALRQPTPERIFQVKRAFERGLTVDDVYELTAIDPWFLHQLSELIDAERAYASLVEVTETDMRRMKRMGFSDRQLATLRDETEREARERRWAHGVRPAYKMVDTCAGEFPSATPYLYSSYDEETEAPRSGRRSVVILGSGPNRIGQGVEFDYCCVRAVIALRQRGFETIMINSNPETVSTDFDTSDKLYFEPLTLEDVLEIVAREQPEGVVVQLGGQTPLKLTRDLEAAGVPILGTSPDAIDIAEDRRRFEKIARELGLEQPANGTATSVEEALAAAESIGYPVLVRPSYVLGGRAMQIVYDASSLQEYFVKAARVSEERPVLIDRFLEDAFECDVDAISDGTRVVIGGIMQHIEDAGIHSGDSACVLPPYLVGETDLQAMREQTVALAQALGVVGLINVQYAIKNRVVYVLEVNPRASRTIPFVSKAIGVPLASLAARVMLGETLDDIGFTEEIVPPYVSVKEAVFPFNKFAGTDPILGPEMRSTGEVMGISDSFGSAFAKSQLAASNGLPLEGVVLITVIDSDKPTVTPIARRFHEMGFEIMATAGTAAYLRARGIPAQRVFKVHEGRPNCLDMIVNRDVQLLVNTPMGKHAQLDDYLLRQAAIVNRVSYTTTMSAANAASDAILSLRSRRPRVQSLQEWQASLPDAPTTPGVATGVSA, from the coding sequence ATGCCGCGCAGAACTGACCTGCACCGAATTCTCGTGATCGGCTCCGGGCCGATCATCATCGGGCAAGCCGCCGAATTCGACTATTCGGGTACGCAGGCGACCAAGGCGCTCAAGGAAGAGGGCTACGAGGTCATCCTGATCAACTCCAACCCGGCCACGATCATGACCGATCCCGAGTTCGCGGATCGGACGTACATCGAGCCGGTGACGCCGGAGTTCGTCGAGCTGATCATCGAGAGGGAGCGGCCGGACGCGATCCTGCCGACGATGGGCGGGCAGACGGCGCTCAACGTTTCGATGGCGTTGGCGCAATCCGGCGTGCTGGAGAAATACAATGTCGAACTGATTGGCGCGACGGCCGAAGCGATCGCGATCGCCGAAGACCGGAAGCTCTTCTCCGAGGCCATGCACCGCATCGGCCTCGCCGTCGCGGCGGGCGGCATCGCCGAGAGCTACGACGAGGCGGAGAAGATTGTCGAGAAGACCGGCTTCCCGGCCATCATTCGTCCGTCGTTCACGCTCGGCGGGACGGGCGGCGGCATCGCGTACAACTGGGACGAGTTCGAGCAGATCGTGCGCAACGGTCTCGATCTCTCGCCGACGCACCAGGTGCTCGTCGAGCGCAGCGTGATCGGGTGGAAGGAATTCGAGCTCGAGGTGATGCGCGACCACGAGGACAACGTGGTCATCGTCTGCTCGATCGAGAACCTCGATCCGATGGGCGTGCACACGGGCGACTCGATCACGGTCGCGCCGGCGATGACGCTCACGGACCGCGAGTATCAGGTGATGCGCGACGCGGCAGTCGCGATCATTCGTGAGGTCGGGGTCGACGCGGGCGGCTGCAACATTCAGTTCGCCGTGAACCCGCGCGACGGCGAGATGCTCGTCATCGAGATGAATCCGCGGGTCTCTCGCTCCTCGGCGCTGGCGTCGAAGGCGACGGGATTCCCGATCGCCCGCATCGGCGCCAAACTCGCGGTGGGCTACCGTCTCGACGAGATCCCGAACGACATCACGAAGACGACGCCGGCGTCGTTCGAGCCCGTGCTCGACTACGTCGTGGTGAAGATTCCGCGCTTCGCATTCGAGAAATTCCCGTCGGCGAGCCCGTATCTCACGACGCAGATGAAGTCCGTCGGCGAGGCGATGGCGATCGGGCGCACGTTCAAGGAGGCGTTTCAGAAGGGGCTGCGCGCCCTCGAAACGGGACGCCCGGGCTGGGCGACTGCCGCGAGGCCGCAGGACGACCGCTTGCCCGACGACACCGTCGAGGCGCTCCGCGGCGCGCTTCGCCAACCGACGCCGGAACGAATCTTCCAAGTCAAGCGCGCCTTCGAGCGCGGTCTGACCGTCGACGACGTCTACGAGCTCACGGCGATCGATCCGTGGTTCCTGCACCAATTGTCCGAGCTGATCGACGCCGAGCGCGCGTATGCGTCGCTGGTCGAGGTCACCGAAACCGACATGCGACGCATGAAACGCATGGGCTTCTCGGACCGTCAACTCGCGACGCTGCGCGACGAGACCGAGCGCGAAGCGCGAGAGCGTAGATGGGCGCACGGAGTGCGCCCCGCATATAAGATGGTCGACACGTGCGCCGGCGAGTTTCCGTCCGCGACGCCGTATCTCTACAGCTCGTACGACGAGGAGACCGAAGCGCCCCGATCCGGACGACGCTCGGTCGTGATCCTCGGCAGCGGTCCAAATCGGATCGGGCAGGGCGTCGAGTTCGACTACTGCTGCGTGCGAGCGGTGATCGCGCTGCGGCAGCGCGGGTTCGAGACGATCATGATCAACTCGAACCCCGAGACCGTCTCCACCGACTTCGACACCTCGGACAAGCTCTATTTCGAGCCGCTCACGCTCGAGGACGTGCTGGAGATCGTCGCTCGCGAACAGCCCGAGGGTGTCGTCGTACAACTCGGCGGACAGACGCCGCTCAAGCTGACACGCGACCTCGAGGCGGCCGGTGTGCCGATTCTCGGAACGTCGCCCGACGCGATCGACATCGCCGAGGATCGGCGGCGGTTCGAGAAGATCGCGCGCGAGCTGGGACTCGAGCAACCGGCGAACGGCACGGCGACGAGCGTCGAAGAGGCGCTCGCCGCGGCCGAGTCGATCGGGTATCCCGTGTTGGTTCGGCCGTCGTACGTGCTCGGCGGGCGCGCGATGCAGATCGTCTATGACGCGTCGTCGCTCCAGGAGTACTTCGTAAAGGCGGCGCGCGTGTCGGAGGAACGTCCGGTGCTGATCGACCGGTTTCTCGAGGACGCCTTCGAGTGCGACGTCGACGCGATCTCCGACGGCACGCGCGTCGTGATCGGCGGCATCATGCAGCACATCGAAGACGCCGGGATCCACTCCGGCGACTCGGCGTGCGTGCTGCCGCCGTACCTGGTCGGCGAGACCGACCTGCAGGCGATGCGCGAGCAGACGGTCGCGCTGGCTCAAGCGCTCGGCGTCGTTGGCTTGATCAACGTGCAGTACGCGATCAAGAACCGCGTCGTGTACGTGCTCGAGGTGAATCCGCGAGCGAGCCGCACGATTCCGTTCGTGTCGAAGGCGATCGGCGTTCCATTGGCGTCGCTGGCCGCGCGCGTCATGCTGGGCGAGACGCTCGACGACATCGGGTTCACCGAGGAGATCGTGCCGCCCTACGTTTCGGTGAAAGAGGCCGTGTTCCCGTTCAACAAGTTCGCCGGCACGGATCCCATTCTCGGCCCCGAGATGCGATCCACGGGCGAGGTGATGGGCATCTCCGACTCGTTCGGGTCGGCCTTCGCGAAGTCTCAGCTGGCGGCGTCGAACGGGTTGCCGCTCGAGGGCGTGGTCCTGATCACCGTGATCGACTCCGACAAGCCCACCGTCACGCCGATCGCGCGCCGGTTCCACGAGATGGGCTTCGAGATCATGGCCACCGCGGGGACGGCGGCGTACTTGCGTGCCCGGGGAATCCCGGCGCAGCGCGTGTTCAAGGTCCACGAAGGGCGCCCAAACTGTCTGGACATGATTGTGAATCGAGACGTGCAGTTGCTCGTCAATACCCCTATGGGAAAGCACGCGCAGCTGGACGACTATTTGCTGCGGCAGGCGGCGATCGTGAACCGGGTGTCGTACACAACGACGATGTCCGCCGCGAACGCGGCGTCCGATGCGATCCTGTCGCTTCGGTCGCGACGGCCGCGCGTGCAGTCGCTCCAGGAATGGCAGGCGTCGCTGCCTGACGCGCCGACCACGCCGGGCGTCGCGACGGGAGTGAGCGCGTGA
- a CDS encoding DapH/DapD/GlmU-related protein, whose product MTDGREGVFIHESAYVDEGAVVGAGTKIWHFCHVMPGAVIGERCSLGQNVVVMNGTKMGRNCKIQNNVSIYEGVELEDDVFCGPSMVFTNVMNPRSHVPRRNEYRRTLVRRGASIGANATIVCGVTLGEYAFVGAGAVVTKDVQPYALMAGVPARRIGWMCQCGERLSDRGEGRCAACGTTYERAGDGIREIARGTPVGAGENRQ is encoded by the coding sequence GTGACCGATGGGCGGGAGGGCGTGTTCATCCACGAGTCGGCGTACGTGGACGAGGGAGCGGTGGTCGGCGCCGGCACCAAGATCTGGCACTTCTGTCACGTCATGCCCGGTGCCGTGATCGGCGAGCGCTGCAGCCTCGGCCAGAACGTCGTCGTGATGAACGGGACGAAGATGGGACGGAACTGCAAGATCCAAAACAACGTGTCGATCTACGAGGGCGTGGAGCTCGAGGACGACGTGTTCTGCGGCCCGTCGATGGTGTTCACGAATGTGATGAATCCGCGGAGTCACGTTCCGCGGCGCAACGAATATCGCCGGACACTCGTGCGACGGGGCGCGTCGATCGGCGCGAACGCCACGATCGTCTGTGGCGTCACGCTGGGCGAATACGCGTTCGTCGGCGCGGGCGCCGTCGTGACGAAAGACGTACAGCCGTACGCGCTCATGGCCGGAGTCCCGGCGCGGCGCATCGGCTGGATGTGTCAATGCGGAGAGCGCTTGTCCGACCGCGGCGAAGGACGCTGCGCGGCGTGCGGCACGACGTACGAGAGGGCCGGCGACGGAATCCGCGAGATAGCCCGAGGAACACCGGTAGGGGCAGGGGAGAACAGACAATGA